GCTTCCAGGACCTGGCCCACGCGTTCGACCTGAAGGCGTCGGCACTGGCCGCACGAGCGACCCTAGACGCGGCCCTGGTACGGCGGGAGACGCGCGGCTGCCACAACCGCTCGGACTACCCAGAACTCGACGAGTCACTACAGGTCAACCTCGTCTGGTCAGGCCCGAACGCCATCGAGAAGGAGCAGATCCCACCCATCCCCAAAGACCTACGCCACCTGATGCGCCACGTAGCAACCGACGGCAAACTCGTCGAGTGAGGAGCGCCTGACCTCACCGTTTGTGTGCTGACAGGAAGCTCCGGAGGAGGGAGAGAGGCGGCCAGCTGGTTCGGCCGCGGCGGGTGAGGGCGTGGGCGCGCATGCGGGGTTCGGGGGTGCGGAGGCGGCGGAGGGAGATGCCGGTGGTTTTCGGGTAGGAGGCGGGCATCAGGCCGACGCCGAGTCCGGCGGTGATCATGTCCTGGACGAGGGCGAGGCTGTCGGCTCGTTGGGTGATGCGGGGTTCGAAGCCGGCGAGGGCGGCGAGGGTGCGGACGACCTGTTCGTCGGCGAGGTGGCGGGAGTTCACGATCCAGTCGCTGGCGGCGAAGGCGGCGACGACGTCGACCGTCGTACCGCTGGTGCGGCGGGAGCGGGACGGGACGGCCAGGCCCCAACTGGATTCCCACAGCGGGGTCGCTTCGAGGGACGCGTCGAGGGTTGCGGGTGCGAGGTTGTAGTCGTAGATCAGCGCGAGGTCGACCTGGTCGCGCTCGAGCATCGCCAGCGCCTCGGGTGGTTCCTGTTCCTGGATCTCCAGCCGGACCGCGGGGCA
This Kribbella sp. NBC_00482 DNA region includes the following protein-coding sequences:
- a CDS encoding LysR family transcriptional regulator; translation: MDVRRLELLLALSRLGSMHAVSEVLGVTTSTVSQQIAALAKEVGTPMLEPDGRRVRLTPAGRRLAGHAVQILAAHEAARADLDPSAEPAGTVRVAAFHTAISDTLLPVVHRLRQECPAVRLEIQEQEPPEALAMLERDQVDLALIYDYNLAPATLDASLEATPLWESSWGLAVPSRSRRTSGTTVDVVAAFAASDWIVNSRHLADEQVVRTLAALAGFEPRITQRADSLALVQDMITAGLGVGLMPASYPKTTGISLRRLRTPEPRMRAHALTRRGRTSWPPLSLLRSFLSAHKR